In the Prochlorococcus sp. MIT 1307 genome, one interval contains:
- the def gene encoding peptide deformylase has protein sequence MARSFAGLARNAENKKASIAVSKEPLATPPLTIHTLGNRVLRKPARRISKVDESIRELIKDMLRSMYSAKGIGLAAPQVGIDKQLLVIDLDLEDPTNPPLILINPEIISSSGTLETYEEGCLSIPEVYMDVIRPASIKVSFRDEMGRPKKMNADGLMGRCIQHEIDHLNGVLFVDRVSNHEELDLELKEHGFKSEDVRSI, from the coding sequence TTGGCTCGAAGCTTTGCTGGATTGGCAAGAAATGCCGAAAACAAAAAGGCTTCAATAGCCGTTTCTAAGGAGCCACTTGCAACACCTCCGCTAACAATCCATACGCTTGGAAATAGAGTTTTACGGAAGCCAGCACGTCGTATTAGCAAAGTAGATGAATCCATCAGGGAATTAATAAAAGATATGTTAAGAAGCATGTACTCCGCCAAAGGGATTGGACTCGCTGCTCCACAGGTAGGCATTGACAAACAACTATTGGTTATTGATCTCGATCTCGAGGACCCCACAAATCCACCACTAATACTGATTAATCCAGAAATCATTTCATCTAGTGGAACGCTAGAAACATACGAAGAAGGATGCTTAAGTATCCCTGAGGTTTATATGGATGTTATTAGGCCTGCATCTATCAAAGTGAGTTTCCGAGATGAAATGGGAAGACCGAAAAAAATGAATGCTGATGGTTTGATGGGAAGATGTATACAACATGAAATTGATCACCTTAATGGTGTTCTTTTTGTGGACAGAGTCTCGAACCATGAAGAACTAGATCTTGAATTAAAAGAACATGGCTTTAAAAGTGAAGACGTCAGATCTATTTAA
- a CDS encoding histidine triad nucleotide-binding protein, with the protein MAEETVFSKILKGDIPCEEVYRDNECLAFRDVQPQAPVHILVIPQKSIPSLREAETKDKKLLGHLLLVASTIANKEGLDSWRTVINTGASAGQTVFHLHVHIIGGRSLSWPPG; encoded by the coding sequence ATGGCGGAAGAAACAGTTTTTAGCAAGATCCTCAAAGGAGATATTCCTTGTGAAGAGGTTTACAGAGATAACGAATGCCTAGCATTTCGCGATGTCCAACCTCAAGCACCCGTCCACATCCTCGTAATTCCGCAAAAAAGTATTCCTAGTCTTCGCGAAGCCGAAACAAAAGACAAAAAACTTCTAGGACATTTGCTACTTGTAGCGTCCACCATTGCCAATAAAGAAGGACTAGACAGCTGGCGGACAGTTATCAATACAGGAGCCAGTGCAGGCCAAACTGTGTTTCATTTGCATGTGCATATAATCGGGGGACGATCTCTAAGTTGGCCCCCTGGGTGA
- a CDS encoding YggT family protein: MTSALIRYLPTFHLLLGLLLSSLTLAFLIRIILTWYPQVNLKKGLWIVLVFVTEPILSVTRKVVSPIGGVDVTPVIWVGFISLIRELLVGQQGVLSQILLKTQALT; this comes from the coding sequence GTGACGTCCGCATTAATTCGATACTTGCCAACTTTTCATCTATTACTGGGTTTATTGCTCTCAAGCCTGACCTTGGCATTTTTAATACGAATAATCCTCACCTGGTATCCACAGGTAAATCTCAAGAAAGGTTTGTGGATTGTATTAGTCTTTGTGACAGAACCAATATTGTCAGTTACCAGAAAAGTTGTCTCGCCAATTGGAGGTGTTGATGTTACTCCAGTGATTTGGGTTGGATTTATCAGCCTTATACGTGAACTCCTTGTTGGCCAGCAAGGAGTGCTATCGCAAATATTACTAAAAACCCAAGCATTAACTTAG
- a CDS encoding glycosyl transferase translates to MKEASLVVVFISNGPGELATWVKPLAEKLHTKLLMQPKAKYSPVSLRLVLVPCPNATGNETKAARKWGDFEQITPPTNFWKLLLCPQKYGIWPNKGLVVFLGGDQFWSVLLSARLGYRHLTYAEWVARWPQWNDKIAAMSTKVMKRLPKRYRSRCTVVGDLMADLNNHAKEEQPLSKGTWVALMPGSKKAKLSVGVPFFLEVADILSTIIPECNFLLPIAPTTNIIEIQKFVSSNNPIASQYNTSIKTIAPQDKSNNLRKLITKQGTEIYLHEDPPAHNPLSQCHLALTTVGANTAELGALAVPMIVIVPTQHLYVMQAWDGVLGLIGRIPGLRRCIGLLISIWRMRKKGFLAWPNISAGRTIVPERVGIITPKEIATEAAQWLQSPERLKGQKEDLQNLRGKPGAVEAMSQEVIKLLPKSLIKL, encoded by the coding sequence ATGAAGGAAGCTTCGTTAGTGGTGGTTTTTATATCCAATGGACCAGGAGAACTTGCAACGTGGGTAAAACCACTTGCAGAAAAATTACACACAAAACTTTTAATGCAACCAAAGGCTAAGTACTCACCTGTAAGCCTGAGACTTGTCTTGGTTCCCTGTCCAAATGCCACTGGCAATGAAACTAAAGCTGCAAGGAAATGGGGAGATTTTGAACAAATCACCCCTCCTACTAACTTCTGGAAACTATTACTCTGCCCACAAAAATATGGAATTTGGCCTAATAAAGGTCTTGTGGTCTTTCTTGGTGGAGATCAATTTTGGAGTGTATTGCTATCAGCAAGACTTGGCTACCGCCATTTGACTTATGCAGAGTGGGTAGCGAGATGGCCGCAGTGGAACGACAAAATTGCTGCAATGTCAACCAAAGTAATGAAACGTTTGCCTAAGAGGTATAGAAGCCGATGCACAGTTGTTGGTGATCTCATGGCAGATCTAAATAATCATGCAAAAGAAGAACAGCCACTCTCAAAGGGTACCTGGGTAGCTCTTATGCCAGGGTCTAAGAAAGCAAAGCTCTCCGTTGGAGTCCCTTTTTTTCTTGAAGTAGCAGACATTCTTTCAACAATAATTCCTGAGTGTAATTTTTTACTTCCTATTGCGCCAACAACAAATATCATCGAAATTCAAAAGTTTGTCAGTTCTAACAACCCAATTGCCTCCCAGTACAATACAAGTATTAAAACAATTGCCCCACAAGATAAAAGCAATAATTTGCGGAAATTAATTACCAAGCAAGGCACAGAAATATATTTACATGAAGATCCACCAGCACACAATCCATTAAGTCAATGTCATCTAGCTCTGACAACTGTAGGAGCAAATACAGCTGAACTAGGTGCACTTGCGGTACCTATGATAGTGATCGTACCAACCCAACATTTATACGTTATGCAAGCATGGGATGGTGTTTTAGGTTTAATCGGCAGAATCCCAGGTTTAAGAAGATGCATAGGTCTTTTAATTAGTATTTGGAGAATGCGAAAAAAAGGCTTCCTTGCATGGCCAAATATATCTGCAGGACGTACAATTGTTCCAGAAAGAGTTGGCATAATCACTCCTAAAGAAATTGCCACAGAAGCTGCGCAATGGCTTCAATCTCCTGAAAGACTAAAAGGGCAAAAAGAAGACTTACAAAATCTGCGAGGAAAGCCTGGTGCAGTTGAAGCCATGTCTCAAGAAGTCATCAAATTACTGCCAAAATCTTTGATAAAATTGTAG
- a CDS encoding Ycf66 family protein, with product MVNASLNWASIVGIVLAVCGAGLYFLRSFKPALARDYDVFFAAIGLLCGGILFFQGWRLDPILQFGQFLLAGTTVFFAYESVRLRGVATDQARRSSYFDEEPDPAQMPGGGRGLRDGWDESYEQFEESPRFTRRFSGRDEQDLDVSQQDFYRPRRTSRAAIPEQAASRNVRNRATTSESWKEGSDTDRRMERFGSKDADDDRNPSFGKRRNMRQEQRRGSRPLPNQETASRRRNVDDQIRRSTSRGSYSSTGRSGVPQGTPIREKAEDAAFSPSRQAASRSKGIERTSKEGTSSSRYSSKSQSGRSTSPNQRRRDNSSRFDD from the coding sequence TTGGTCAATGCCAGTCTTAATTGGGCCAGCATTGTGGGAATTGTCCTCGCCGTATGCGGTGCAGGTCTCTATTTCTTACGGTCTTTTAAACCAGCCCTTGCACGAGACTACGACGTCTTTTTTGCAGCTATAGGCCTGCTTTGTGGAGGGATTCTTTTTTTCCAGGGTTGGCGTCTTGATCCGATACTTCAATTCGGTCAGTTTCTGCTAGCGGGAACTACAGTCTTCTTTGCTTATGAAAGTGTCAGATTGCGAGGTGTCGCCACTGATCAGGCACGTCGTTCATCATATTTCGATGAAGAACCTGACCCTGCACAAATGCCTGGAGGAGGTAGAGGCTTGCGAGATGGTTGGGATGAATCGTATGAACAATTTGAGGAATCGCCTCGATTCACCAGGAGATTTTCAGGAAGAGATGAACAAGATCTAGATGTTTCTCAGCAGGATTTTTATCGACCTAGACGGACATCAAGAGCTGCAATACCTGAGCAAGCAGCAAGTAGGAATGTTCGAAATAGAGCAACTACTTCAGAGTCCTGGAAGGAGGGATCAGATACGGATAGGCGTATGGAGAGGTTTGGTAGCAAGGATGCTGATGATGATAGGAATCCCTCTTTTGGCAAGAGGAGAAACATGCGGCAGGAACAACGACGTGGTTCTCGACCTTTGCCAAATCAAGAGACTGCAAGTCGAAGAAGGAATGTTGATGATCAAATAAGGCGTTCAACAAGTAGAGGGAGTTACTCGTCTACAGGACGATCTGGTGTGCCTCAAGGGACACCTATTAGAGAAAAAGCTGAGGATGCGGCTTTCTCTCCATCCAGGCAAGCGGCCTCTAGGTCTAAAGGTATTGAAAGAACATCAAAAGAAGGGACTTCTAGCTCTAGATACTCCTCGAAATCTCAATCTGGTCGCTCTACTTCCCCAAATCAAAGAAGGCGTGACAATAGCTCCCGTTTTGATGACTAA
- a CDS encoding PRC-barrel domain-containing protein translates to MSEGFRLTNSQSQNDPLDGIPSDRLWLRSELMGTQVITRDTGRRLGVVGEVVVDIDRREVVALGLRDNPLTRFLPGLPRWMPLDRIRQVGDVILVDSVDSLSEGFTPDRYSRVINCQVITESGDQLGRVLGFSFDIETGELTTLVMGALGVPILGEGVLSTWEIPVEEIVSSGADRIIVYEGAEEKLKQLNSGFLEKLGVGGSSWEDQERDRYRVNLVPVENQLISGDSIEEPQRSLQASTQEIFQEEEELEYVEIDQEREEIKQKRRYLDEPSISTFSDSGKSIEDQPAFRDNEEYEKSQAFNKGVIPSRSTSRRPNQKPEDPLDVEPLDTSPNKERKFNDQLSPYDDNELEDPW, encoded by the coding sequence ATGTCTGAAGGTTTTCGTTTGACCAATAGTCAATCCCAAAATGATCCACTAGATGGTATCCCCAGTGATCGCCTTTGGTTGCGTTCTGAATTAATGGGCACCCAAGTTATCACTCGTGATACTGGACGCAGACTTGGTGTTGTTGGTGAAGTTGTTGTGGATATAGATCGCCGAGAAGTTGTAGCTCTTGGATTACGGGATAATCCTCTGACTAGGTTCCTTCCTGGACTTCCGCGTTGGATGCCACTGGATCGGATCCGACAGGTTGGAGATGTAATTCTTGTTGACTCTGTTGATTCCTTGAGTGAAGGCTTTACCCCAGATAGATACAGTCGAGTTATCAATTGTCAGGTTATTACTGAATCAGGCGATCAGTTAGGAAGAGTTCTTGGCTTTTCATTTGATATTGAGACTGGTGAACTTACGACTTTAGTTATGGGTGCATTGGGGGTTCCAATTCTTGGTGAGGGAGTATTAAGTACTTGGGAGATACCTGTAGAAGAAATAGTTAGTAGCGGTGCAGATAGAATCATTGTTTATGAAGGAGCTGAGGAAAAACTCAAGCAGTTAAATAGTGGCTTCCTAGAAAAACTTGGTGTAGGAGGCTCTAGTTGGGAAGACCAAGAAAGGGACCGTTATAGAGTTAATCTTGTACCAGTTGAGAATCAATTGATTTCTGGAGATAGCATTGAAGAACCTCAAAGGTCACTACAGGCGTCAACTCAGGAAATTTTCCAAGAAGAAGAAGAATTAGAATATGTTGAAATAGATCAAGAAAGAGAGGAAATAAAACAAAAGCGTCGCTATTTAGATGAACCATCAATATCCACTTTTTCTGACTCAGGTAAGTCTATTGAAGATCAACCTGCCTTTAGGGATAATGAAGAATATGAAAAAAGCCAGGCATTTAATAAGGGTGTAATCCCTTCAAGATCTACTTCCCGTAGACCTAATCAAAAGCCTGAGGATCCTTTAGATGTTGAACCATTAGATACTTCTCCTAATAAAGAGAGGAAGTTTAATGATCAACTTTCTCCATATGATGATAATGAGCTAGAGGATCCATGGTAA
- the msrB gene encoding peptide-methionine (R)-S-oxide reductase MsrB: MQKTNSLHDESIDWKEVTSEEWEQRLTSNQYKITRKGETERAFTGEYWNHKESGKYKCICCGASLFSSKNKFDSGSGWPSFWDSTSKTAISTHVDTSHGMIRNEIKCSACNAHLGHLFNDGPNPTGNRYCVNSASLSFSFDAEKST; the protein is encoded by the coding sequence ATGCAAAAAACAAATTCATTACATGATGAATCAATAGATTGGAAAGAAGTTACTTCTGAAGAATGGGAGCAAAGGCTAACAAGTAATCAATATAAAATAACACGTAAAGGGGAAACTGAGAGGGCATTTACAGGCGAATATTGGAACCATAAAGAGTCAGGAAAGTATAAATGTATCTGTTGTGGAGCTTCACTTTTTTCCTCAAAAAATAAATTTGATTCAGGAAGTGGCTGGCCTAGTTTCTGGGATTCGACCTCTAAAACTGCAATATCAACACATGTCGACACTAGTCATGGAATGATACGGAATGAAATTAAGTGTTCAGCGTGTAACGCTCATTTAGGGCATTTATTCAATGACGGCCCTAATCCAACTGGCAATCGATATTGCGTAAACAGTGCATCACTAAGTTTTAGTTTTGATGCTGAAAAATCAACTTAA
- a CDS encoding ABC transporter ATP-binding protein/permease encodes MRNASTQSSNGLKSQLEKLRRLAQPFFLPLDTGNGWQFIWLLISLIFCVGGLVLISLTGLLQILENLQPILVEKYFGGVVNTTESIWNSWWGWLFSGLFLLGSVSFFSLRQQLRGKRWIPWLLLGVIVLMLLAVNGINAGIGFIARDLTNALVAKEESNFYKILIIYACCFVVALPIRVSQIFFTLKLGIIWREWLSKSLIADYMKNKAYYVLNPNDEQATDVDNPDQRITDDTKAFTIQSLNFTVGVFDALLTFSLNILILWSISTRLTFSLFGYATFATAILLIALKKLIRINFDQLRFEADFRYGLVHIRDNAESIAFYAGEKPEKVESQRRLGEVVRNFNLLIIWQVIIDVMRRSIGYAGNFFPYLVLAAPYFSGDMDYGSFVQAAFAFNMVEGSLFFIVNQIEELAKFTAGINRLEGFQSKVENVSKELPDNKSIVHTSTKSIIINKANLYPPGSKKPIISDLNISINETDKVLVVGPSGCGKTSLLRMISGLWKPSNGVIQRPENGELLFIPQKPYMLLGSLREQLTYPTEEDKFSDEQLQSVLREVKLQQLLNRYPDLDVKQDWPRILSLGEQQRLAFGRLLLNAPRFAVLDEATSALDVKTEEHLYELLKKRDLAVISVGHRPTLIEFHSTVLELFGDGGWQLVPTTSYDFNKA; translated from the coding sequence ATGAGAAATGCGAGCACTCAATCCAGCAATGGACTCAAGAGTCAACTAGAAAAGCTTAGGCGCTTAGCCCAACCTTTCTTTTTGCCGCTGGATACAGGCAATGGGTGGCAATTCATATGGCTTCTCATTTCATTGATTTTCTGTGTTGGTGGACTGGTTCTGATATCGCTGACTGGCCTTCTACAAATACTAGAAAATTTACAACCAATCCTTGTAGAAAAGTATTTTGGAGGAGTTGTAAATACAACTGAATCTATATGGAATAGTTGGTGGGGTTGGCTCTTTTCCGGACTATTTCTTCTTGGTTCAGTAAGCTTCTTTAGTTTACGCCAACAATTAAGAGGCAAGCGTTGGATTCCTTGGCTTTTGCTAGGCGTAATTGTGCTAATGCTTCTAGCAGTAAATGGTATAAATGCAGGAATAGGATTTATTGCAAGAGATTTAACAAATGCTCTTGTAGCTAAAGAAGAAAGCAACTTCTACAAAATCCTTATTATCTATGCTTGTTGTTTTGTTGTTGCACTACCAATTCGAGTCTCTCAAATATTTTTTACATTAAAGTTAGGAATTATTTGGCGAGAATGGCTTTCTAAAAGTCTTATTGCCGATTACATGAAAAATAAAGCTTATTATGTGCTAAATCCAAATGATGAGCAAGCCACAGATGTAGACAACCCAGACCAACGTATTACTGATGACACAAAAGCATTCACAATTCAAAGTTTGAATTTCACGGTTGGTGTATTTGATGCCCTTTTAACTTTCTCATTGAATATATTAATTTTATGGAGTATTAGTACTAGGCTTACTTTTTCACTTTTTGGATATGCCACATTTGCTACTGCGATTTTACTTATAGCTTTAAAAAAGCTTATACGAATTAATTTCGATCAATTACGTTTTGAAGCAGACTTTCGATATGGTTTAGTTCATATTCGAGATAATGCAGAATCAATAGCCTTCTATGCTGGTGAAAAACCTGAAAAAGTAGAGAGTCAAAGACGATTGGGTGAAGTGGTTCGTAATTTCAATTTACTGATTATCTGGCAAGTAATTATTGATGTAATGAGACGATCTATAGGATATGCAGGAAATTTCTTTCCATATTTAGTTTTAGCGGCACCTTATTTCTCTGGAGATATGGACTATGGAAGCTTTGTTCAGGCTGCTTTTGCATTTAATATGGTTGAAGGATCATTATTCTTTATTGTTAACCAAATTGAAGAGCTCGCAAAATTTACCGCTGGGATTAATCGTCTAGAGGGATTTCAGTCTAAAGTAGAGAATGTAAGCAAAGAATTACCAGATAATAAATCTATTGTTCATACATCGACTAAATCTATAATCATAAATAAGGCTAATCTATACCCGCCAGGATCTAAAAAACCTATCATATCTGATTTAAATATCAGTATTAATGAAACAGATAAGGTTCTTGTAGTTGGCCCCTCGGGATGTGGAAAAACATCACTTTTAAGAATGATTAGTGGGTTATGGAAACCATCCAATGGAGTTATTCAAAGACCAGAAAATGGTGAATTATTATTTATACCACAGAAGCCTTATATGTTACTTGGCTCTCTAAGGGAGCAACTCACTTATCCTACAGAAGAAGATAAATTTAGTGATGAACAACTACAATCTGTACTTCGTGAGGTGAAGCTTCAACAACTTTTAAATCGTTATCCTGATCTTGATGTTAAACAAGATTGGCCAAGAATTTTATCTCTTGGGGAGCAACAAAGACTTGCTTTTGGCCGATTACTCTTAAATGCTCCAAGATTTGCAGTACTTGATGAAGCTACAAGTGCTTTAGATGTCAAAACCGAAGAACATTTATATGAACTTCTCAAAAAACGTGATCTAGCAGTTATTAGTGTTGGACATCGACCAACCCTTATAGAATTCCACTCAACTGTTCTCGAACTATTTGGAGATGGAGGCTGGCAACTTGTTCCTACAACTAGCTATGACTTTAATAAAGCTTGA
- a CDS encoding chlorophyll a/b-binding protein — MTSNNQASPEQKEGLESSTDSSSSPESASPLTSATTQDEPSFGWSAYAERVNGRFAMVGFIAILLVEALSNDSFLHWAGLIQ, encoded by the coding sequence ATGACCTCAAATAACCAAGCAAGTCCCGAGCAAAAAGAAGGACTGGAATCTTCTACAGATTCTTCAAGCTCTCCTGAGAGTGCATCTCCCCTAACCAGCGCAACAACTCAAGACGAACCTTCTTTTGGCTGGAGTGCCTATGCAGAACGAGTAAATGGACGTTTTGCCATGGTGGGGTTCATAGCAATTTTGTTAGTAGAGGCCCTCAGTAATGACAGCTTCCTTCATTGGGCAGGCCTAATACAATGA
- the psbX gene encoding photosystem II reaction center X protein, translating into MTPSAANLLYSIVGAALLVVIPAASFLLWVSQKDALERSR; encoded by the coding sequence ATGACACCTTCTGCCGCAAATCTTCTCTATAGCATTGTCGGAGCTGCTCTGCTGGTTGTGATTCCAGCAGCATCTTTCTTGCTTTGGGTTAGCCAAAAAGATGCTTTAGAACGCAGTCGCTAG
- the accC gene encoding acetyl-CoA carboxylase biotin carboxylase subunit has protein sequence MPIGKVLIANRGEIALRILRSCRELGIATVAVYSTVDRNALHVQLADEAVCVGDAPSSKSYLNVPNILAAATSRGVDAIHPGYGFLAENDRFAEICRDHGIVFVGPSPDAIRSMGDKSTAKSTMVQVGVPTVPGSEGLLSGPEEAAELAQGMGYPVMIKATAGGGGRGMRLVNTADQLENLFKAAQGEAEAAFGNPGLYMEKFIDRPRHVEVQVLADRHGNVVHLGERDCSIQRRHQKLLEESPSPALDPALRIRMGEAAIAAAKSINYEGAGTVEFLLDRTGNFYFMEMNTRIQVEHPVTEMVTGIDLIAEQLRIAGGEAISVQQEEISLRGHAIECRINAEDSTHNFRPAPGRITGWLPPGGPGVRVDSHVYTGYDIPPFYDSLIGKLIVWGHDRNAALKRMERALNECAVTGIPTTIDFHLHLLNRDEFLRGDVHTKFVEQEMLG, from the coding sequence ATGCCTATAGGCAAAGTCCTAATTGCTAATCGTGGTGAGATTGCTCTCCGTATTCTCCGCAGTTGCAGAGAATTGGGAATAGCAACAGTTGCTGTATATAGCACTGTTGATCGCAATGCATTGCATGTTCAGCTTGCAGATGAGGCAGTTTGTGTCGGAGATGCGCCAAGCAGTAAAAGTTATTTGAATGTTCCAAATATTCTTGCTGCTGCTACTTCCAGGGGGGTTGATGCTATTCACCCTGGATATGGTTTCTTGGCGGAAAACGACAGATTTGCTGAAATCTGTCGAGACCATGGAATTGTTTTTGTTGGCCCTTCACCCGATGCTATTCGTTCGATGGGCGACAAGTCGACTGCAAAGTCAACAATGGTTCAGGTTGGTGTGCCCACAGTTCCAGGAAGCGAGGGGTTGCTTAGTGGTCCTGAGGAAGCGGCTGAATTGGCTCAAGGTATGGGATATCCAGTAATGATAAAAGCCACTGCTGGCGGAGGTGGTAGAGGAATGAGATTGGTAAATACCGCAGATCAATTAGAAAATTTATTTAAAGCAGCACAGGGGGAAGCTGAGGCAGCATTTGGCAATCCAGGACTGTATATGGAGAAATTTATTGATCGACCACGTCATGTAGAGGTTCAGGTCTTAGCCGATAGGCATGGGAATGTGGTGCATCTTGGAGAAAGGGATTGTTCAATTCAACGACGACATCAAAAGTTGTTAGAAGAATCTCCTAGTCCAGCATTGGACCCTGCTTTGAGAATTCGGATGGGCGAGGCTGCGATCGCAGCTGCTAAAAGCATTAATTATGAAGGTGCTGGAACCGTTGAATTTCTTCTTGATCGCACGGGGAATTTCTATTTCATGGAAATGAATACTCGTATTCAGGTTGAACATCCAGTTACTGAAATGGTTACTGGTATTGATTTAATTGCAGAGCAATTGCGAATTGCCGGAGGAGAAGCGATCAGCGTTCAACAAGAAGAAATTAGTCTTCGAGGTCATGCAATTGAATGTCGAATCAATGCTGAAGACTCCACACATAATTTCCGCCCTGCTCCTGGAAGAATTACTGGGTGGCTTCCACCTGGGGGGCCTGGTGTACGCGTAGATAGTCATGTTTACACTGGATATGACATCCCGCCTTTTTATGATTCTCTTATTGGGAAGTTGATTGTTTGGGGCCATGATCGTAATGCCGCCTTAAAAAGGATGGAACGAGCTCTAAATGAATGTGCTGTAACTGGAATACCAACAACGATTGACTTTCATCTGCACTTACTGAACCGTGATGAATTTTTAAGAGGAGATGTGCATACGAAATTTGTTGAGCAGGAAATGCTTGGTTGA